The sequence below is a genomic window from Pleurocapsa sp. PCC 7327.
AAATTAGATATTATACCTAGTTGAATGCCTTTTTGCTGCCAGTGTTCCAAAGCAGGAACGACATCGGGATAGACGTACCAAGGCCGATCTGTGGTGAAGTAGGCGTAGAGTTGGCTAAAGAAGGCATCAAAGTCAGAAAAGCGATCGAGAACACCAGCTCCCTCAAAAGTCTCCTTGGCGATCGCTCTCCACCATTGATACTCCAGTTCGGGAATTTTGGCAGCATCGATTCCTGGAAAAGCTAGCGGACTGGAAGTTTTGAAGCTTTGGATAAAGGCTTCGTCGAGGCGTTCGGGCGAGATATCTACTCCAGCTCCCCTGGCGATCGCGCTATAAACTTCGCCGACGCTTCCCTTTATACCAAATAAAGTCCCGACAGCATCTAAGAAAATGACTTTTGGTTGTTTGTCATTGGTCATTAGTCCTCCGAGCTATTCACCTTGCCAGCAATTCTATAACGGGCTGGGTTATCCAGTTCAACCCGACGTTAAGTTGATGTTTTAGGGTTGGCAGGCGATAGAGATAAATCAAACGCCGCAGAATATAGGCTGGTATTCCTTCTAGTTTCACTCCCAAACCGCTAATAGTGGCATTATCTATTCCCAAGGTCATCATCTCGCCCATAGAGAAGTAACGGAAGGGCAATAAAGGTCGTCTGGTAATAGAGGCCCAGATATTCCAAGCGCAGAAGTCAGACTGCTGAAGGGCAGATTGAGCGGTAGCTGGAACTTGTTGTCCGGTTATATCCTGACAATTGGCGACATCGCCGAGGGCATAAATTTCGGGGCGATCGCTTGCTTGCAGAAAAGCATTTGTTGTCAGCAACCCGCGTTGATCGTGCTTGAGGGGTAGTTTTTGGATCGATTCGGAAACTTGAGTTCCCACCGTCCACAAAACTATATCTACCGGAATCGTATCGATTTGTCCTTTATAAAGCAAGGAGATGGTATCCGATGTTATCGACTGGACTTCCGTATCCAAGTCCAGCCATACCAGTCGTTTTTCTAACGCTTTCTTGGCTGCTTCTCGGTTAAATTGTGGGGAGGTAGCGAGAATTGTGGCTTGCTTTTCGATCAGCCGCAAGCGTCCCCTCTCTCCTAAGCGATCTGCCAGCTTGCAAGCGAGTTCGACTCCACTGTAGCCGCCGCCAACGATCGCGACGCGGATCTTGTCTGCATCGGACTGTTCTAAGATTCTCAGTCGTTCTCCGAGTCGATAAGCATCGTTTAGAGTCCGAAACGGGATCGCGTGGTCTTTTGCTCCTGGAATGATATCTAGGGGAGTTTTGCCGCCGATGGCAACGACCAATTTGTCGTAGCTTATGCTGGTTTCGTTATCGAGTTGTATTTCTCTAGCTTCAATATCGATACCAGTGACGCAAGCTTGTTTGAAGAGAATGTCCGTACCTGAGAGCAGTTCTTCAAAAGGCGGAGCAATTTCCCAACTCTGCATTTCTCCGGTCATTAATTCGTATAACAAGGGAGAGAATAAAAAGCGATCGCTTTTGTCGATCAGAGTAATTTCCGGTTGGTAAGAATTATCCCAGGGGAACTGGGTTAGGCGTAACGCGGTATATAAACCCCCGAAACCGCCACCAAGAATGCAGATGCGTATAGTTTGTTTGTTCATAAGACCAGGCTCAGGTGTTATATGCAAGGCGACTGTATTCAGCATAGCAAGGGAATCGCTAGCTTCAAGGACATCTATAGCCCGCAACCAATCAGTCGCATAAAGAAATGATGCGCTATCTTGGGTCTGTAGGGAGAATGCCAACAATAACCGGGAAGACTGCCAGTTGCTAAGGATTTGGAGAAATCAAACTCATCGAACTCTAGCCATCTTTTCTCGCGATACCAACCTAATTGTTCGCCCAGGCGAATTAAAATTTCGTTATTGTAGGCTCTGAGAGTATCCAGATTTCCTCCTAAGCTATGGTATAGATGTAGCTGAATGCTAAAGCCAAAAAGATCCTTACTGTATTTTCTCCAAAGGCGATCGATAATGCGAGTTCCATTACAGCAAAAGCTGTTCATATCTTCAGGAGTACAACCAGTTTGCGAATCGTTGCCTGCAATTTCTTGCATGACCCTGGTCGTCTCTAGGTCAGCGTCTTTCCACTTACCTGCCTTTAGCAAATCTCGCAATTTGCCATATCGGTGTAGATCGGGAAGTAATAAACGAGTTTCCTCTAGTTCTTCTTCCAGACGAGATATTCTCTGTCCAATCGTCGTTTCTAGTTGAGCTAAACGCGAGAGAACTTCTGATTCAAATTCTGGATCGAGCATGGGATAATTTTATGAGGTCGGTTTCTAACTACTCTAACAATCGAAAGGAGCCGAAGAAGTTGACGGCTTCTAGAGGGATTTTTCGTGCATTTTGTATTCCTATAGCGACGAGTCAGCTTGCGGTGCGATCGAATACACTCGCTCGGTAATCGTTGTTTTTTGTTGTCAATTTCTTGATTTCAGATCTTGGGATTCGGCAAATTTCAAGCTAATTTTCAGGAAAAACTCATTTTTGCTTATTTTAATAGTTTTTCAAGGAATAACTGTTAAATTTGTCCAAGGTTATTTGAAAATAATTTTAGCTTTAACCTATACTTTTCTTGATTTCATTGTAGTTAAAGTAAAAAGGAAACTCATCCGTGACTGAAACCTCTATCTCTCAACAGCTGTCTCATTCTTCAACCCTAGCAGGTTATGACATCGAAAAGGCAGTTTTAGAACGCTACCAAGCTGGTGCAAAGCAACAAGAACCTAGCTTGTGTTGTCCTACAGAGTATGAAGGAAACTATTTAGATATTCTGCCTCAAGAAATTATTGAGAAGGATTACGGCTGTGGCGATCCTACTCGTTACGTTTCTGTGGGCGAGACGGTGTTAGATTTAGGTTCTGGTGCCGGAAAAAATTGTTATATTTTAGCGCAGAAAGTGGGTGCGACGGGCAAAGTCATTGGGATTGACTTCAATGATGAAATGCTGGCACTAGCGCGAAAATATCAATCTGAAATTGCCAGAAAAGTTGGATATTGGAATACGCAATTTTTCAAGGGGAAAATCCAAGATCTTAAGCTAGATTTAGAGAAAGTAGAAGCATGGTTGCAAGACAATCCGATCGCTTCTATCGAGCAATTTAGTCAATTTGATGCCCAATGCGATCGCTTGCGCGATAAATCCCCTCTCATTCATGATGAAAGTATCGATTTAGTCATCTCTAACTGCGTTCTTAACCTAGTTTGCCCTAAAGATAAACAACAGTTATTCCAAGAAATTTATCGCGTTCTCAAACGAGGCGGAAGGGCAGTTATTTCTGATATCGTTTGCGATGAAGATCCGACCCCAGAAATCCTTAATAATCCCGAACTATGGAGCGGTTGTATTTCTGGCGCATTTCGAGAAGATCTCTTCCTTAAAATGTTTGAAGAATTCGGATTTTATGGTATTGAGATTCTCAAACGAGATGAAAAACCATGGCAAGTTATCGATGGAATTGAATTTCGTTCCGTTACTGTTCGTGCTTTTAAAGGAAAAGAAGGTTCTTGTTTAGAACGCAAACAAGCCATTATTTACCAAGGTCCTTGGAAACAGGTACAAGATGATGACGGTCACACCTTTTGTCGTGGAGAAAGAATGGCAGTTTGTGATAAGACTTATCAAATTTTAACTAATCCCAATAGTCCTTATGCCAAAGATATTATTCCCGTGCCTCCCTATCAAGAAATCTCTCTAGAAGAAGCAACAAACTTTAGCTGTAAAAATAAAGCCATTCGCCATCCAAAAGAAACCAAAGGACACAACTACCATCTCACCGAAATTAACAATGATGCTGGTTGTTGTAGTTCAGGTGAATGTTGTTAACAGCTACCCAGCAGGGCTATTTCATTCTCGAAAGCCAGAGAATAAATTCTCTGTCTAATCCCTTAAGTCCTATAAGACGGACTTAAATTTTAAGCCAAGAAATTCATTTCTTGGTTAACTGCAATCAGAATGAAATAACCCCGACAGTTACCGGTTATCAGTCAGTCATTGGTCGTGTGTTTTTTCTTTATCTATCTTTCTTATCTCCTCTGCATCTGAAGGATCGAATTAAAAAACTTAGTAACTAAGCCAATATTTATAATGACTCAATCAGCATCTACTTCTCAATTCTTTCTCTCAGAAATTACTCCATTTCAAAAAAAACTCAATCGCCCCTTAACTAAGCAAAAAATTACCATTCTACAAATTAATCTAGGCAAGCGTTGTAATCTAGCTTGCAATCATTGTCATGTAGAAGCAGGACCAAAACGAACAGAAGAACTATCTTCAGAAATCTGCGAACAATTAATCGAATTAATTCATTGTTTTCCTCAAATTAAAACAGTTGATTTAACTGGCGGCGCACCAGAAATGAACTATGGGTTTAAACCGCTAGTAGAAGCTGCCAGAAAAGCAGGAAAAGAAGTCATTGTTCGCTCTAACTTAACTATCTTTTTTGAAACTGGATATAAAGATTTGCCAGAATATTTGGCTAAGTATCAATTGCGAGTCATCGCATCGCTTCCCTGTTATTTAGAAAACAATGTAGATCGACAGAGAGGCGCAGGAGTTTATCAGGCTTCAATTAAAGCAATTCAAAAATTAAATCAACTCGGTTATGGAAAAAAGCAAGATCTAATTCTAGATTTAGTTTATAATCCCCAGTTACCTAAAAATGATAACTTTTCTCTAACTCCTAATCAAGTTAGCTTAGAACGAGATTATAAACAATATTTAGAAGAAAATTTTCAAGTCATTTTTAATCGCTTATTTGCTATTACTAATCTTCCTATTGGTAGGGTCAAAAATTATCTCAATAATAATCATTTATATGTTCCCTATCTAAAATTTTTAGAATCTCACCATAATTCCAGTACTGTTTCTCATCTAATGTGTCGCAATCAGCTATCAATTGATTATTTAGGTAATGTATATGATTGTGACTTTAATCAAATGGAAAATCTTCCGGCTACTTTACCCAATGGAGAAGCTTTAACAATAGTCAAACTATTAGAAGCAGGCAATCTCGACTTAATTCAAGAAATCAAAACCGCAGCCTACTGTTATGGGTGTACTGCTGGGAGCGGTTCGAGTTGCGAAGGAGCATTAATTTAATAGCTTAAGTGGACTGATGTGAGCTACTAGCCTAGAAGATTGGTGTTAATTGTTATCTATATCAATTATCTAAATCCTGGCTACAAATCTCTCTACCTGTTCTCCTCTCCTAGTTTCCTAGTCTTCCCTTCCGTCCTAGCCGTCCAGAACTTTTTTTATGGCTACAATTAGATCGTGGGGAGCGACGGGTTTAGCTAGATGGAGTTGAAATCCAGCGGCGATCGCCTCATCGCGGTCTTGGTCTCTAGCATAGGCTGTTAGAGCGATCGCAGGGATTTGTCCTCCTTGTTCTGGGGGCAACAACCGGATTTTGCGAATTAAACTGTAACCATTTTCTTCTGGCATGCCGATATCGCTGAGTAAAACATCGGGGTGAAAAGAAGAAAAGACTTGCAAAGCGGATTGAACAGACGCGGCAACTGTAGCGATCGCGCCAGATTGTTCGAGCATGAAAGCGATAAACTCGCTGGAATCGCGATCGTCATCCACTACCAGGATGCGCAGATTAGTAAGAGGGCGTGAGGTTTCGGGGGTTGAAATGTCGGGTGTGCTATTTGGAGAGGTTTCTGCTCTTAACAAAGGCAATTCGATTCTGAAGGTTGCTCCTTTTTCTTCTCCTGGACTGCTTGCTGAAATGGTGCCGCCGTGTAACTCGACTAGATGACGAACGATCGCCAACCCTAAGCCCAATCCACCAAAACGACGAGTTGTCGAACCATCAGCTTGACGAAAGGAATCAAATATGTAGGGGAGAAAATCAGCAGAAATCCCTCTACCCGTGTCAGTGACGGTAATTTGGGCATAGGGTCTTGGATTTTGGATTTTCGATTTTGGATTTTCGATTTTGGATTGAGAAATCTCTTTTTCTCCTTGTCCCGGAGTTTCCTTGTCCTCCTTGTCCCCCCATCTCCCCGTCTCCAATCTCACTTCCACCCGTCCTCCATCTGGCGTAAATTTGATGGCATTGGTGAGGAGATTCCAGACAATTTGTTGGAGGCGACTGGGGTCGCCAAGTACGAGGAGTGGGGTAGGGTTTTCATCTTGTTTGTACTTAAAGCGCAGTTCGATCGCTTTAGCTTGGGCAGAAAGGCGCACGGTATCGATCGCGGCGGCAATAACGGCAGCAAGATTAGTAGGTCGCGATTCGAGGACGATTTTGCCTCGGATGATACGGGAGATATCGAGTAAATCTTCGATCAGTTGGGTTTGCAGTTTAGCGTTGCAAGCAATGGTATCTATCGCGCGATCGACATTGGCTGGATCGAGTTTTTGAGTTTGTAACAGCTGTGCCCAACCTAGAATAGCATTGAGGGGCGATCGCAACTCGTGAGATAAGACAGCGAGAAATTCATCTTTGACGCGATTGACCCGTTCTAATTCTTCTTTTTGCTGTCGCAATTCTGCCTCCGCCTGCCGACGGGCGCGGCGTTCTTCGGCTTCCCGCAAGGCGCGTTTGACTGAGGGAACGAGTCGTTCCAATCGTTGTTTGAGAACGTAATCGGTTGCCCCCCTCTTGAGGGTTTCGATCGCTACTTCCTCGCCCATGGTAGCGGTAACGAAGATAAAGGGGGTCTCCGGGCTAAGCTGTTGCGCGATTTCTAATGCCGAGATCCCATCGAAACTAGGCAAAGCGTAGTCCGACAGGATCGAGTCATAGCTCTGTTGTGCTAGTGCGGTTTCAAATTCAGTGCGAGTTTGTACCCGCACTAGCTCGCACGAAATTCCACCTTCAGTTAGTAGAGTGTGAATTAGCTCCATGTCTAATACACTATCTTCTAGTAACAAAAACCGGAGAGTCATAACAGTTCAAAATTCAAAGTTCAAAGTTCAAAATCGATTAACTGGTCGCGGACTCGGTCACTGTTTTAGTCTCCTCCATCTTGAATTGTTTGACTGACTCGAAACGGGGGCATCGAACCCGGCGGGGGTTCGTTAATGATTGCCCAAAACAATCCTAATCCTTTGATTGCATCGACAAATTCATGAAAGTCTATCGGTTTGACCACATAGGCATTCGTGCCCAACTCATAACAGCGAGTTAAATCCTCTTCCTCGCGCGAGGAAGTTAAGACAACGACGGGGACAGTCCGCAAGGCTTCATTTGTTTTAATATCTGTTAAGACTTCTATGCCGTCAACCTTTGGAAGCTTGAGATCGAGTAATACTACGACAGGATTTCCTTCTCTTCTTAGTCGATACAAACCTCGACGGTACAAATAATCGAGGGCTTCTTCACCATCTCGAACGACGACAACTTCGTTGCCTAAATTGTTTTCTGCTAGGGAAGTCAGGATGAGTTCAACATCTCGGATACTGTCTTCTACCAGGAGAATTCGTTTGAGTTCCATTTGTCGTACTCTATTCTCCACTCCTGATTTCTAACTCCTTGGGTAGCGCGAAATAAAACGTTGCTCCTTCATTGATGGCACCTTCAGCCCAAACTCGTCCGCCATGACGGTGAATAATGCGTTGGATGTTTGCCAATCCCACTCCCGTTCCCTCGTATTGAGGATCGCTGTGGAGACGTTGGAATACTCCAAACAGTTTGTGTACGTATTGCATATCAAAACCAATTCCATTGTCTTTTACGAAAAATATTACTTCTTGCTCAGTCAAATGACTGCCGACAGAAATCTCTGTCTGGGGAGAGAGTTTAGTATATTTAAGTGCATTTTCGAGTAGATTTTGCCAAACCAATCGCAGCATTGAAGGATCGGCTCGCACGGTCGGTAGTTCGTCAATGTGCAAATTAATCTCTCGATTTTTCATTTCCGAGCTGAGATCGCTGAGAACTTCTCGTACCAAGAAATTCATATCGATCGCCGCATAGCGCATCTCGGTTCGTCCCATGCGCGAGAAGGCGAGGAGATCGTCGATCAGTTCGCCCGCTTGTTTGGTAGTTTCCACGATGATATTCAAATAGCGTTGACTCGTCGCATCTATTTCAGTTTGCCGCAGACGTTTTTGCAGCAGATCGACGAATCCGGCAATATGGCGCAAGGGAGCGCGCAGATCGTGAGAAACCGAGTAGGAAAACGATTCGAGTTCTTTATTGGCAGCTTCTAATTGCGCAGTGCGCTGTTGAACCCGTTCTTCTAAAATGACGTTGAATTGCCGAATTTCTGTCTCAATTTGTTTGCGATTGGTGATGTCATGGGCAACAGTATAGAACAATCCTTCTTCAATAACCGGGAACGTGTTCCAAACCAGCCACTTGTAGGAACCATCCTTACAGCGATAGCGATTTTCAAAATTTAAGGCTGTGGCTCCAGTTGCCAGTTTTTGCGCTTCTGCTAGGGTACGATCGCGGTCGTCGGGGTGCACGAATTCGATGTAAGGCTGACTCATTAACTCCGTCGGCGTGTATCCCAGAATGCGCTCGCAGGCAGGATTGAGCCGCTTAAAGTAGCCATCTATACCAGCTACTCCCAGGATATCTAGCGACAGATTGAAGAAGCGATCGCGTTCTAATTCTGCCCGTTTGCGATCGCTGATATCTAAAATAAAAGCGATCGATTCTTCTCGTTCCTCTCCCAGTAAAACGTATCCAATTAACACCCAAACGCGACGACCATCTTTGCGAATGTATTCCTTTTCGTAGGGCGTACATAGTCCTCTCACTCGTGCTTCGGCAATGCCGATTTCATCCAACGGCAGATATTCCGGCGGCGTGATTTTATCCCAACGCAACCGTCCCGCTTCCATATCCTCGCGGGTATAGCCAACAATTTTCAAAAAGGCATTATTAGCTTGATGAATCCTGCCATAGATATCGCCAAACAACAGCCCAACCAAATCCGATTCGGCAAACAATTTCAAGCGTTCTTGGGATTGTCGCAGAGCAGCTTCTACCTGAGTGTGCTTGCGATCGATTCGATTTAATGCTATTGCAGTGCGCCAAATTAGTATGAAATAAATAATGCTCAACGACACGACTAGCAAGGTGAAACTGAAGGCAGGATGATAGGTGCCGAGTTTTTGCCCCTCTAAGATCGACCAGCCCAAGAGCAAAGGAGTGACAACGGCAGTAGGAATGAGCCTGCGGGCAACGATACCCCCATTCAAATCGCTCGTGAGCGGTTCCATCAAGCCGCGATCGGGTCGAACAAACAAAACTCCAAGACACAGTAGGATAAATGTGACAGCAGTGTGCCATGCCATCGAAGTTGAGCAGACAAAGAACCGATGAAAGGTACCTACGCCATAAGCATGACCTGCGAGAGCAAGAAAAGCGATCGCCGCCGCAACTGCTACCAGCAATTGAGCCAGTCCATCCCTGCGGTATATCTGGCGAGGCAGCAACCAAAGCGCCCCACCTATCAGGCAAAAACTCAATGCTGTATTGTCTCCCATGCGACCGGGATATTTAGTTTGGGAGAAAAAGGGCGAATCTCGCAACAGCAGTTTGTCAATTCCCAGATTCCAACCAAATAGGTATTGAGCGAGGGTAAGGAATCCGATTAGGAAAACTGCGATCGCACAGCCATCAGCAACAAGTCTTCCTATCCTTCTGTGCCTTTCCCTTCCCCCCATCTCTTTGTCTCTGTGTCTCCTTGTTCCTCCGTCTCCAAGTAAACGCCCTTCGCTTTTGACGGTTAATCCTAAGGAAATTCCTGCCAGGATAAACGCAACTGCGCTATTGACTTTCATCGTGGATCCCATGGCGACAAATCCACTTTTGAGCCAACCAAGGAGAACTAGACAACCGACAAGCAGGGTGATGAGGCTAGCTACCGAGGGAATTGCTCGCATGACTTGGGAGTTGCACAGCGATCGCATCTTTGTCGATTGAGAGTTGTTATAATAATTCAAAAAGAGATTTTCCGCAACAACCGAGCGATAAATTTAGAAAAGAAACTTGGGATCTAACTTAAGATAGCCGATCGATCGATGGAAACCTACTTTAGGTAGATGTTTATAGAACTAATAGCGTATTGACATCAGAGTGATTTCATTCTGACTCGATCGCACCTAGAAATAATACCAATTCGCAATTGGAATTTCCTGTCCGAGCGAAAAAGTCTTCTAAAGAAGACCCGATAGGAATTTCAGTCGATTTTAATCGAATTGAGCTTTGAGCCTAGAACCTTAGTTTTAGGCGTTGACTTCCTGCAATCAGATTTATCTGACTTTAGCTATAAGCCAAGAAATTTATTTCTTGGCTTATAGCTGGTGCTTATCCAATCGTATGAAAACTTTACCTTTACCTATGAGGCAGCGATTTGAATCGCTGACTTTTTGACATCGGAAGTGCTTGGGCAGGGGCAATGCCTGCCCAGATCGTCAATTAACTGTAACTCAGCACCCAATTAACCAGCGTCCGTACGGGAAAACCAGTCGCGCCTGCATTATTAACCCCATTTTCTTTATCGGCCCAAACCGGACCCGCAATATCTAAGTGTGCCCAGGGGGTTTCTTTGACGAACTGCTTGAGGAAGAGGGCAGCAGTAATCGACCCGCCAGCACAAGGTCCGGTGTTTTTCATGTCGGCAATCTGAGATTTGAGACCTTCAAAATACTTCTCTTCCATTGGCATTTGCCAGAACTTTTCTCCTGCTTTGTCGGAGGCTTCTTTGAGTTGATTGGCAAGGGTTTCGTCCGTACTCCACAACCCAGCAATATCATTGCCAAGGGCAACGACACAGGCACCCGTGAGAGTGGCGAGATCGACTATCGCGTCAACTCCCAGTTTTTCTGCAAATACTAATGCATCGGCTAGGGTCAACCGTCCTTCTGCGTCGGTATTATTGACTTCAATCGTCTTACCGTTAGAAGCCCTGAGAATATCGCCGGGATGCAGGGCGTGACCGCTAATCATATTTTCTGTCGCCGCACAGATGAAGTGAATCTCGACCTCTGGTTTTAGCTGCGCGATCGCTTTGGCTGTTCCTAGCGCTGCCGCACCGCCTCCCATGTCCATTTTCATGGTTTCGATGCCGCTACCCGCCCCTTTGATATTCAGTCCGCCAGAGTCAAAGGTCAGACTCTTCCCGACGATTGCTAGCTTGCGTTTGGGCGTACCTGCGGGTTTGTAGGTCAAGTGAATGAATTTAGGCGGCAAGTCCGATGCCATCGCTACGCCTAAAAAGGCTCCCATGCCCAGCTTTTCACAGTCTTCTTTTTCTAGGATTTCGACGGCTAAACCGCCCTCTGCTGCTATTTGCTCGGCAGTTTGAGCCATTGTAATCGCCGTGACCGAATTAGCGGGAGCGTTAACTAATTCTCGCGCTAATATAACCCCAGCACAGATGGCTTCGGCATGGGCAATTGCTTCATCTTGACTGCCTAACCCAATCAAATCGACGGTTTCTAGTTTGAGTCCTTTGTCTTCCACCTCCGACTTAAAGCGGGTATCCTGGTGTAGAGCTAAGAGCATGCCTTCTGCGATCGCCCCAGCAGTAGCGGCTGGATCGTTATCGACGACGGGCAAGCTAATTCCCAAGGTTTTGACCTTCTCTTTTTTGGCAATGCGCGCGATCGCTGCCCCAGCTAGGCGAACTGCATTCAGTTTTAAGTCCTCGGCTTTGCCCAATCCCACTAAAATAATTTTGCGGACAGGACTGTTACTGCCGACGCGCGTCACTGCCGTACTGCTGGATTTTCCTTCAAATTCCGTCTCAGCAATTAATTCTTGAATCGTCCCTGCCAGTTTCTCATCTAAGTGAGCTAATTCTCCAGTTAGTTCTATATTGCTCTCAAATAGACCAATTGCTAAAGCATCGCCAGTCCAATCTAATACTGGCGTATTTATCCCTCGAATTTGCATTCTTGTTTAATTGCTCTCATACGACTTCCGTCTGAAATTGTAGCTTACTGAAGGTTGAGGATGCGATTTCCTGAGTCGGTGCTTTACGGATCGTCTGGGTCAAAAACTGAGAGAAGCGTAAACCAATATTAATTAAAGAAGGCTTATTAACATTTCTTAGAGTCTAGATTGGCAATATATATTAATTTTTGTAAAAAATAATTGCAAAAGGTATCCATTTCTGGCTTGATGGTATACGAAGGGAAACCTCGTTAACCTGTGCTTTAACCAATAAATTTAATAAAAAATTATTGGAAAGCAAAAAGTTTTTTTACCTTCTATCTTGTTTTTGAGAGAGAAACCAGCAGATAATTTATAACTGCTAAAGTCGCTTTCTCGCTCGTCCAAAATATTCGAGTACAAAGAGACAGAATTAATTAAAATTAATTCTTGTCAGGGAATTACGGCATGTCTGCCCTTAGTTTCTCAGCTCTTCTTCAAGCGAATTTGTGTTCGATTTCTACTTCTATTTCATGTAAATTGAT
It includes:
- a CDS encoding leucyl aminopeptidase; the encoded protein is MQIRGINTPVLDWTGDALAIGLFESNIELTGELAHLDEKLAGTIQELIAETEFEGKSSSTAVTRVGSNSPVRKIILVGLGKAEDLKLNAVRLAGAAIARIAKKEKVKTLGISLPVVDNDPAATAGAIAEGMLLALHQDTRFKSEVEDKGLKLETVDLIGLGSQDEAIAHAEAICAGVILARELVNAPANSVTAITMAQTAEQIAAEGGLAVEILEKEDCEKLGMGAFLGVAMASDLPPKFIHLTYKPAGTPKRKLAIVGKSLTFDSGGLNIKGAGSGIETMKMDMGGGAAALGTAKAIAQLKPEVEIHFICAATENMISGHALHPGDILRASNGKTIEVNNTDAEGRLTLADALVFAEKLGVDAIVDLATLTGACVVALGNDIAGLWSTDETLANQLKEASDKAGEKFWQMPMEEKYFEGLKSQIADMKNTGPCAGGSITAALFLKQFVKETPWAHLDIAGPVWADKENGVNNAGATGFPVRTLVNWVLSYS